A window of Hevea brasiliensis isolate MT/VB/25A 57/8 chromosome 14, ASM3005281v1, whole genome shotgun sequence contains these coding sequences:
- the LOC110641705 gene encoding CDPK-related kinase 1-like isoform X1, whose protein sequence is MGLCHGKPIETQQHESNNHTLSFETDSQPPNSRASRASNPFYSPSPLPSLFKYSPAISSVSSTPLRIFKRPFPPPSPAKHIRALLARRHGSVRPNEAPIPEGSESEIALDMNFGFSKQFASHYELGEEVGRGHFGYTCSAKAKKGNMKGQDVAVKVIPKSKMTTAIAIEDVRWEVQILRALTGHKNLVQFYDAYEDDENVYVVMELCKGGELLDRILARVGKYSEDDAKTVMVQILSVVAYCHLQGVVHRDLRPENFWFTIKEESSPLKAIDFGLSDHVKPDERLNDIVGGAYCVAPEVLHQSYGTEADMWSIGVIAYVLLCGSWPFWARTESGIFRAVLKADPIFDDAPWTSLSPEAIDFVKRLLNKDYRKRLTAAQALSHPWLANHHDIKIPLDMIVYKLVKTCIYSSSLRKSALGALAKTLTIAQLAYLREQFTLLGPSKNGFISMSNFKMAVVKNSTDAVKDSRVLDYVSMVSSLQYRKLDFEEFCAAAISVHQLEGMDCWEQHARRAYELFEKDGNRPIMIEELASELRLSPSVPVHVVLQDWIRHADGKLSFLGFVRLLHGVSSRTFRKA, encoded by the exons ATGGGACTCTGTCATGGAAAACCCATTGAGACCCAACAACACGAATCCAACAACCATACACTCTCCTTTGAAACCGACTCACAACCACCAAATTCCCGCGCCAGCAGGGCTTCTAACCCTTTCTATAGTCCAAGTCCGTTGCCAAGCCTCTTCAAGTACTCACCTGCAATATCAAGTGTAAGCTCCACTCCTTTGCGGATTTTCAAGAGGCCCTTTCCACCTCCTTCTCCTGCAAAGCACATTCGTGCATTGCTTGCACGAAGGCATGGCTCTGTTAGGCCCAATGAAGCCCCTATCCCTGAGGGTAGTGAGAGTGAGATCGCTCTGGACATGAATTTTGGGTTCTCCAAGCAGTTTGCGAGCCATTATGAGCTTGGTGAGGAGGTGGGGCGTGGTCATTTTGGGTATACTTGCTCTGCCAAGGCCAAGAAAGGCAACATGAAAGGCCAGGATGTGGCCGTCAAAGTTATTCCTAAGTCTAAG ATGACCACTGCAATTGCTATTGAGGATGTAAGATGGGAAGTCCAAATATTACGAGCTCTAACTGGACATAAGAACCTGGTACAGTTCTATGACGCCTACGAAGATGATGAGAATGTCTACGTTGTGATGGA GTTGTGCAAAGGTGGTGAACTATTGGATAGGATTCTTGCAAG GGTTGGAAAATACTCAGAAGATGATGCAAAGACTGTTATGGTTCAGATATTAAGTGTAGTTGCCTACTGTCATCTCCAAGGTGTAGTTCATCGTGATCTGAGGCCAGAG AATTTTTGGTTCACTATTAAGGAGGAGAGTTCCCCATTGAAGGCAATTGATTTTGGACTATCTGACCATGTAAAGCCAG ATGAAAGGTTGAATGACATTGTAGGAGGTGCATATTGTGTAGCTCCTGAAGTTCTACATCAATCATATGGGACTGAAGCAGACATGTGGAGTATTGGTGTAATTGCTTATGTTCTTCTATGTGGCAGCTGGCCGTTTTGGGCACGGACAGAATCTGGCATCTTTCGAGCTGTCCTCAAAGCAGATCCAATATTTGATGATGCTCCTTGGACTTCTTTATCCCCAGAAGCAATAGACTTTGTGAAGAGGTTGTTGAACAAGGACTATCGTAAGAGACTGACTGCTGCTCAGGCCCTAA GTCATCCATGGTTAGCCAATCATCATGACATAAAGATCCCATTGGATATGATTGTATACAAGCTTGTAAAGACTTGTATCTACTCATCTTCTCTGAGGAAATCTGCACTGGGG GCTCTGGCAAAGACATTGACCATAGCCCAGCTAGCTTACCTCCGGGAACAATTTACACTGTTAGGGCCAAGCAAAAATGGATTCATTTCTATGTCAAACTTTAAGATG GCAGTAGTAAAGAACTCCACAGATGCGGTGAAGGATTCGAGGGTCCTTGATTATGTTAGCATG GTTAGTTCTCTCCAATATAGAAaattggattttgaagaattttgtgcaGCTGCCATTAGTGTTCATCAACTAGAAGGAATGGATTGTTGGGAGCAACATGCAAGGCGTGCCTATGAGTTGTTTGAGAAGGATGGCAACAGACCTATTATGATAGAGGAACTTGCGTca GAGCTTCGTCTTAGCCCATCAGTACCAGTTCATGTGGTTCTCCAAGACTGGATAAGACATGCAGATGGCAAGCTAAGTTTCTTGGGCTTTGTTAGGCTTCTTCATGGGGTTTCTTCGCGCACATTTCGGAAGGCTTGA
- the LOC110641705 gene encoding CDPK-related kinase 1-like isoform X2, with translation MGLCHGKPIETQQHESNNHTLSFETDSQPPNSRASRASNPFYSPSPLPSLFKYSPAISSVSSTPLRIFKRPFPPPSPAKHIRALLARRHGSVRPNEAPIPEGSESEIALDMNFGFSKQFASHYELGEEVGRGHFGYTCSAKAKKGNMKGQDVAVKVIPKSKMTTAIAIEDVRWEVQILRALTGHKNLVQFYDAYEDDENVYVVMELCKGGELLDRILARVGKYSEDDAKTVMVQILSVVAYCHLQGVVHRDLRPEESSPLKAIDFGLSDHVKPDERLNDIVGGAYCVAPEVLHQSYGTEADMWSIGVIAYVLLCGSWPFWARTESGIFRAVLKADPIFDDAPWTSLSPEAIDFVKRLLNKDYRKRLTAAQALSHPWLANHHDIKIPLDMIVYKLVKTCIYSSSLRKSALGALAKTLTIAQLAYLREQFTLLGPSKNGFISMSNFKMAVVKNSTDAVKDSRVLDYVSMVSSLQYRKLDFEEFCAAAISVHQLEGMDCWEQHARRAYELFEKDGNRPIMIEELASELRLSPSVPVHVVLQDWIRHADGKLSFLGFVRLLHGVSSRTFRKA, from the exons ATGGGACTCTGTCATGGAAAACCCATTGAGACCCAACAACACGAATCCAACAACCATACACTCTCCTTTGAAACCGACTCACAACCACCAAATTCCCGCGCCAGCAGGGCTTCTAACCCTTTCTATAGTCCAAGTCCGTTGCCAAGCCTCTTCAAGTACTCACCTGCAATATCAAGTGTAAGCTCCACTCCTTTGCGGATTTTCAAGAGGCCCTTTCCACCTCCTTCTCCTGCAAAGCACATTCGTGCATTGCTTGCACGAAGGCATGGCTCTGTTAGGCCCAATGAAGCCCCTATCCCTGAGGGTAGTGAGAGTGAGATCGCTCTGGACATGAATTTTGGGTTCTCCAAGCAGTTTGCGAGCCATTATGAGCTTGGTGAGGAGGTGGGGCGTGGTCATTTTGGGTATACTTGCTCTGCCAAGGCCAAGAAAGGCAACATGAAAGGCCAGGATGTGGCCGTCAAAGTTATTCCTAAGTCTAAG ATGACCACTGCAATTGCTATTGAGGATGTAAGATGGGAAGTCCAAATATTACGAGCTCTAACTGGACATAAGAACCTGGTACAGTTCTATGACGCCTACGAAGATGATGAGAATGTCTACGTTGTGATGGA GTTGTGCAAAGGTGGTGAACTATTGGATAGGATTCTTGCAAG GGTTGGAAAATACTCAGAAGATGATGCAAAGACTGTTATGGTTCAGATATTAAGTGTAGTTGCCTACTGTCATCTCCAAGGTGTAGTTCATCGTGATCTGAGGCCAGAG GAGAGTTCCCCATTGAAGGCAATTGATTTTGGACTATCTGACCATGTAAAGCCAG ATGAAAGGTTGAATGACATTGTAGGAGGTGCATATTGTGTAGCTCCTGAAGTTCTACATCAATCATATGGGACTGAAGCAGACATGTGGAGTATTGGTGTAATTGCTTATGTTCTTCTATGTGGCAGCTGGCCGTTTTGGGCACGGACAGAATCTGGCATCTTTCGAGCTGTCCTCAAAGCAGATCCAATATTTGATGATGCTCCTTGGACTTCTTTATCCCCAGAAGCAATAGACTTTGTGAAGAGGTTGTTGAACAAGGACTATCGTAAGAGACTGACTGCTGCTCAGGCCCTAA GTCATCCATGGTTAGCCAATCATCATGACATAAAGATCCCATTGGATATGATTGTATACAAGCTTGTAAAGACTTGTATCTACTCATCTTCTCTGAGGAAATCTGCACTGGGG GCTCTGGCAAAGACATTGACCATAGCCCAGCTAGCTTACCTCCGGGAACAATTTACACTGTTAGGGCCAAGCAAAAATGGATTCATTTCTATGTCAAACTTTAAGATG GCAGTAGTAAAGAACTCCACAGATGCGGTGAAGGATTCGAGGGTCCTTGATTATGTTAGCATG GTTAGTTCTCTCCAATATAGAAaattggattttgaagaattttgtgcaGCTGCCATTAGTGTTCATCAACTAGAAGGAATGGATTGTTGGGAGCAACATGCAAGGCGTGCCTATGAGTTGTTTGAGAAGGATGGCAACAGACCTATTATGATAGAGGAACTTGCGTca GAGCTTCGTCTTAGCCCATCAGTACCAGTTCATGTGGTTCTCCAAGACTGGATAAGACATGCAGATGGCAAGCTAAGTTTCTTGGGCTTTGTTAGGCTTCTTCATGGGGTTTCTTCGCGCACATTTCGGAAGGCTTGA